The Thermithiobacillus tepidarius DSM 3134 genome includes a window with the following:
- a CDS encoding carbohydrate kinase family protein: MANLICGSLAYDTIMVFPDQFKRHILPEQVHILNVSFLVPSLRREFGGCAGNIAYNLKLLGGEPLIMATAGRDFGPYQEWLARWGIDTRHILVLDEHYTAQAFITTDLDDNQITAFHPGAMSEAHLTQIRQAPLDAVSWGIVSPDGREAMLQHAAQFAEAGIPFIFDPGQGLPMFDGPDLLNFFELASVVTVNDYESKLIEARTGLTAAQLAERVEALIITRGEEGSLILANGQMLEVPPARPAQVLDPTGCGDAYRAGLLFGLEQGMDLQTTARVASLMGAIKIETHGTQNHTFAWSEFSTRFAENFGYSCE, from the coding sequence ATGGCCAATCTAATTTGCGGTTCGCTGGCTTACGACACGATCATGGTCTTTCCGGATCAGTTCAAGCGCCATATTCTGCCCGAGCAGGTGCACATCCTGAACGTTTCCTTTCTGGTGCCCAGCCTGCGCCGGGAGTTCGGCGGCTGCGCCGGCAACATCGCCTACAACCTGAAGCTGCTCGGCGGCGAGCCGCTCATCATGGCGACGGCGGGACGCGATTTCGGTCCTTACCAGGAATGGCTGGCGCGCTGGGGCATCGATACCCGCCACATCCTGGTCCTCGATGAGCATTACACGGCCCAGGCTTTCATCACCACAGACCTGGACGACAACCAGATCACCGCCTTCCACCCGGGCGCCATGAGCGAGGCCCATCTGACCCAAATCCGGCAAGCGCCGCTCGACGCCGTCAGTTGGGGCATCGTCTCCCCCGACGGCCGCGAGGCCATGCTGCAGCACGCCGCCCAGTTCGCCGAAGCCGGCATTCCCTTCATCTTCGATCCGGGCCAGGGCTTGCCTATGTTCGATGGGCCGGATCTGCTCAACTTCTTCGAGCTGGCCTCGGTGGTTACCGTCAACGACTATGAGTCCAAGCTGATCGAAGCCCGTACCGGGCTGACGGCCGCCCAACTGGCGGAACGGGTGGAAGCGCTGATCATCACGCGCGGGGAGGAAGGCTCATTGATCCTGGCCAACGGCCAGATGCTGGAGGTGCCGCCTGCGCGCCCCGCCCAGGTGCTGGACCCGACCGGTTGCGGCGACGCCTATCGCGCGGGACTGCTCTTCGGCTTGGAACAAGGCATGGATCTGCAGACCACCGCCCGAGTGGCTTCGCTCATGGGCGCCATCAAGATCGAAACCCACGGTACGCAGAACCACACCTTCGCCTGGAGCGAGTTCAGCACCCGCTTTGCGGAAAACTTCGGCTACAGCTGCGAGTAG
- a CDS encoding OmpA family protein produces the protein MRKSTLLVAAIAATLSTSALAQSPVGSNRATVGEIYGNIYGGATFYDSDALLGLGSKNNAGTGGVRLGTRLAPHFGAELDFDYSHTPFKTLTDDRFRGQFTGALVGVLYAFDRDSTPFMTIGVGASSNRFPQSTERTEHLMTVWGLGYKHRVGRSLDLRVDAQDQMLWNTPADRGGVLNNLKLTAGVGFAWGGRKPMPQPVAAPAPTPAPAPALPPAVPPAQLEPMPAPAPVTEVERTLLEHRPVVIEAANFDFDSAKIKPSARQQLDEIAQFAQKYPDANFTVDGHTDSIGTIEYNRKLSLRRAQAVKNELAKQGVAEDRMQVRGLGESRPIASNKTAAGRAKNRRVEVRTTVTVERTTREVRPGGMQQPGGMQMQPGGMQPGGMQ, from the coding sequence ATGCGCAAGTCGACCCTTCTGGTGGCCGCGATCGCAGCCACACTCAGCACCAGCGCCTTGGCTCAAAGCCCGGTGGGCAGCAATCGCGCCACGGTGGGTGAAATTTACGGCAACATCTACGGCGGCGCGACTTTCTACGATAGCGACGCCCTCTTGGGGCTCGGCAGCAAGAACAATGCCGGTACCGGCGGTGTGCGTCTCGGCACCCGGCTGGCCCCGCACTTCGGTGCCGAACTGGACTTCGACTATTCGCACACGCCTTTCAAGACGCTGACCGATGACCGCTTCCGCGGCCAATTCACCGGTGCCCTGGTCGGCGTGCTCTACGCCTTTGACCGGGACAGCACCCCCTTCATGACCATCGGCGTGGGTGCTTCCAGCAACCGCTTTCCGCAAAGCACCGAGCGCACCGAGCATCTGATGACCGTTTGGGGCCTTGGCTACAAGCACCGCGTGGGCCGCAGTCTGGATCTGCGTGTGGATGCCCAGGATCAGATGCTGTGGAATACACCGGCTGACCGGGGCGGCGTCCTCAATAATTTGAAGCTCACCGCTGGTGTCGGCTTTGCCTGGGGCGGCCGCAAGCCCATGCCCCAGCCCGTGGCCGCGCCGGCTCCGACGCCCGCGCCCGCACCGGCCCTGCCGCCGGCGGTGCCGCCCGCGCAACTCGAGCCGATGCCGGCGCCCGCGCCTGTGACGGAGGTGGAGCGCACCCTGTTGGAGCACCGGCCGGTGGTGATCGAAGCGGCCAATTTTGATTTCGATTCCGCCAAGATCAAGCCGTCGGCGCGTCAGCAGCTGGATGAGATCGCCCAGTTTGCCCAGAAGTATCCGGATGCCAACTTCACCGTGGATGGCCACACGGACAGCATCGGCACCATCGAGTACAATCGCAAGCTGTCTTTGCGCCGCGCCCAAGCGGTCAAGAACGAGCTGGCCAAGCAGGGCGTGGCGGAGGACCGGATGCAGGTCAGAGGGCTCGGCGAGAGCCGGCCCATCGCGTCCAACAAGACGGCGGCCGGCCGCGCCAAGAACCGCCGCGTGGAAGTGCGGACCACGGTCACCGTGGAGCGGACGACCCGCGAAGTGCGGCCGGGCGGCATGCAGCAACCGGGTGGGATGCAGATGCAGCCTGGAGGAATGCAGCCGGGCGGCATGCAGTAA
- a CDS encoding C40 family peptidase gives MSHATSLGACLRALSLLAAVALSGCASLTTGPQTAASRAPDGYAQLPQAKPEVVSYALSLQGTPYRYGGSSPREGFDCSGFVYHVYGQDGLRLPRTSSEMARALPAISAEQLRPGDLVFFNTSGRPFSHVGVYIGNNQFVHAPSSRSQHVKISNLNETYWKARLEGFRRPESPGQIAAR, from the coding sequence ATGTCCCACGCCACCAGCCTTGGCGCCTGCCTGCGCGCCCTGTCCCTGCTTGCCGCCGTCGCCCTCAGCGGCTGCGCCAGCCTCACCACCGGCCCCCAGACCGCCGCGAGCCGCGCGCCGGACGGCTACGCCCAACTGCCGCAGGCCAAGCCGGAAGTGGTCAGCTACGCTCTGAGCCTGCAGGGCACGCCTTACCGCTACGGTGGGAGCTCCCCCCGCGAGGGCTTCGACTGCAGCGGCTTCGTTTATCATGTCTACGGCCAAGACGGCCTGCGCCTGCCGCGCACCAGCAGCGAGATGGCCCGCGCCCTGCCCGCCATTTCAGCGGAACAGCTGCGCCCTGGCGATCTGGTCTTTTTCAACACCAGCGGCCGCCCCTTCTCCCACGTGGGCGTTTACATCGGCAACAACCAGTTCGTGCACGCGCCCAGCAGCCGCAGCCAGCACGTCAAGATCTCCAACCTGAACGAAACCTACTGGAAAGCCCGCCTGGAAGGATTCAGGCGCCCGGAAAGTCCGGGACAAATAGCCGCACGTTAA
- a CDS encoding TlpA family protein disulfide reductase — MIAAVAYLWWRPPAWISDPMTPAPPIRAQLLDGRNFDLAQHRGQVVLINVWAPWCPPCRREMPAMADYYRAHQHQGFTILALADDELAAVQDFVAAEKTPFPVALLSTAEGTAGLGEINRIPTSFVVDRQGRIVHRVTGPLHPGRLKSLIDPLL; from the coding sequence ATGATCGCGGCCGTCGCCTATCTGTGGTGGCGCCCGCCGGCCTGGATCAGCGACCCCATGACGCCGGCGCCGCCCATCCGCGCCCAGCTCCTGGACGGCCGGAACTTCGATCTTGCCCAGCATCGCGGACAGGTGGTCCTGATCAACGTCTGGGCCCCCTGGTGTCCGCCGTGCCGGCGGGAAATGCCCGCCATGGCCGACTATTACCGCGCCCACCAGCACCAGGGCTTCACCATCCTGGCGTTGGCCGACGACGAGCTCGCCGCGGTGCAGGACTTCGTCGCCGCGGAAAAGACCCCATTTCCCGTCGCCCTGCTGAGCACCGCCGAAGGCACCGCGGGCCTGGGCGAAATCAACCGCATTCCCACCTCCTTCGTGGTGGACCGGCAGGGCCGCATCGTGCACCGGGTGACCGGCCCCTTGCATCCGGGGCGACTGAAAAGCTTGATCGATCCCTTGTTGTAG
- a CDS encoding cob(I)yrinic acid a,c-diamide adenosyltransferase codes for MGHRLSKIYTRTGDDGTTGISNGSRLPKDHPRVAVMGSVDELNATLGMVLAEAVPKDVREVLSSIQHELFDLGAELSCPVLPADEEATKAKFRIQTRAVTWLEETLDHYNEQMSPLQEFILPGGTRAAATCHLARTVCRRAERELVTLARTETVNPNNITYLNRLSDLLFVLARVLNGHGRDDVLWQPGRHLG; via the coding sequence ATGGGTCACCGCCTGAGCAAGATTTACACCCGCACCGGTGACGACGGAACGACCGGGATCAGCAATGGATCGCGCCTGCCCAAGGACCACCCGCGCGTGGCCGTGATGGGGTCAGTGGACGAGCTGAATGCCACACTCGGCATGGTGCTCGCGGAAGCGGTTCCCAAAGATGTGCGGGAGGTGTTGAGCAGCATCCAGCACGAACTTTTCGACTTGGGAGCAGAACTGAGCTGTCCCGTCCTGCCGGCAGATGAGGAAGCGACCAAAGCAAAGTTTCGCATCCAGACGCGCGCCGTGACTTGGCTGGAGGAAACCCTGGATCATTACAATGAGCAGATGTCACCCTTACAGGAATTCATCCTGCCCGGGGGCACACGCGCCGCCGCAACGTGCCACTTGGCTCGCACGGTATGTCGCCGCGCTGAGCGGGAATTGGTTACGCTGGCCCGCACAGAAACCGTCAATCCGAACAACATCACGTATTTGAACCGGCTCTCCGATCTGCTCTTCGTGTTGGCGCGAGTGCTGAACGGCCATGGCCGGGATGATGTACTCTGGCAACCGGGCCGGCACCTCGGCTAG
- a CDS encoding putative bifunctional diguanylate cyclase/phosphodiesterase, with product MPKQNERKLPYIEPTIRTIIGVYVTACGILFYLHPDQRWIWIFLLAFAGVNLLISAATGFCIIEKSLKLLRFRSELDEITELNKARAAAEARADYLNTLSLFDEVVIELSLRGCIVQVSDCWGKLLGGSAGLITGQPDTCLADYLERDDRPLLEEGLAKLRGGEQDTVSVRFRLQRQDGGESWVEGRFTLHRQEGRIQGIRGVLRDITESYLQEKRITQMALHDALTGLPNRILLEDRMDRAICQARRMSQRVALMFVDLDNFKQVNDVYGHKAGDQLLLAVTKCLQESLRESDTLARWGGDEFVILVPEADNLDSVRALGERLLESVHKKLFLEDVDAYISLSIGAAMFPDDAESCEALLIQADKALFHAKSQGRNNIQLFSSLQSQGLVDKEFDLGSRLRAAVRQGQIQVHYQPLVDARSGCIQGLEALARWHDEKHGWVGPGTFVHMAECLGLIHALGQQVIEQALAQLRRWQEQGLSLRLSVNISKRQLFSPDFVHMLLRLTEQHAIQPRQLTLEVTESLAMQDAGQAAACLAELSKAGFVISLDDFGTGYSALSHLHEMPVNELKIDLSFVRRIKTAGGRSMVQSIADMGHALGLCLVAEGVEDGESAQILREIGVEVLQGYYFGRPMPAAACHDWILQRNCVRRESTEPLGGQPTSASNNLRSAMG from the coding sequence ATGCCGAAACAAAACGAGCGCAAGCTGCCTTACATCGAACCCACCATCCGGACCATCATCGGCGTATACGTTACCGCCTGCGGGATCCTCTTCTACCTGCATCCCGATCAGCGCTGGATCTGGATCTTTCTCCTGGCTTTCGCTGGCGTCAATCTGCTCATCTCTGCCGCCACCGGCTTTTGCATCATAGAAAAGAGCCTGAAACTCCTCCGCTTCCGCAGCGAACTCGACGAAATCACGGAATTGAACAAGGCGCGCGCCGCCGCCGAGGCGCGCGCGGATTACCTGAACACCCTGAGTCTCTTCGACGAGGTGGTGATCGAACTGTCCTTGCGCGGCTGCATCGTCCAAGTCTCCGATTGTTGGGGCAAGCTGCTGGGAGGCAGCGCGGGGCTGATCACCGGCCAGCCGGACACCTGCCTGGCCGATTACCTGGAACGGGATGACCGGCCATTGCTGGAGGAAGGGCTCGCGAAACTCAGGGGCGGCGAGCAGGATACGGTGAGCGTCCGCTTCCGCTTGCAACGGCAGGATGGAGGGGAAAGCTGGGTCGAAGGCCGCTTCACCCTGCATCGGCAGGAAGGCCGGATCCAGGGTATCCGGGGGGTGCTGCGTGACATCACCGAATCCTACCTGCAGGAAAAGCGCATTACCCAGATGGCCCTGCATGATGCCCTGACCGGCCTGCCCAACCGCATCCTGCTGGAAGACCGGATGGATCGCGCCATCTGCCAGGCCAGGCGGATGAGCCAACGCGTGGCCCTCATGTTCGTGGATCTCGACAACTTCAAGCAGGTGAATGACGTCTACGGCCACAAGGCGGGCGATCAACTGTTGCTGGCGGTTACCAAGTGCCTGCAGGAGTCGTTGCGCGAATCGGACACTCTCGCGCGTTGGGGCGGCGATGAGTTCGTCATTCTGGTTCCGGAAGCAGACAACCTGGACAGCGTCCGCGCCTTGGGAGAGCGCCTGCTGGAAAGCGTGCATAAGAAACTCTTCCTGGAAGATGTGGATGCCTACATCTCCCTGAGCATTGGGGCTGCCATGTTCCCGGATGATGCGGAAAGCTGCGAGGCGCTGCTCATCCAGGCCGACAAGGCGCTCTTTCACGCCAAATCCCAGGGGCGCAACAACATCCAGCTGTTTTCCAGCTTGCAAAGCCAAGGACTGGTAGACAAGGAGTTCGATCTGGGATCGCGTCTGCGTGCCGCCGTCAGGCAGGGGCAGATACAGGTGCACTACCAACCCCTGGTGGATGCCAGGAGCGGCTGCATCCAGGGACTCGAGGCACTGGCCCGCTGGCATGACGAGAAGCATGGCTGGGTCGGTCCCGGCACTTTCGTGCACATGGCGGAATGCCTGGGCCTGATCCATGCGCTGGGCCAGCAGGTGATCGAGCAGGCTCTGGCGCAACTGAGGCGCTGGCAGGAGCAGGGATTGTCGCTGCGCTTGTCGGTCAACATCTCAAAGCGGCAACTGTTCTCGCCGGATTTCGTCCACATGCTGCTGCGGCTGACGGAGCAGCACGCCATCCAGCCCCGGCAATTGACGCTGGAGGTTACCGAAAGCCTGGCCATGCAGGATGCCGGGCAGGCGGCCGCCTGCCTGGCCGAACTCTCCAAGGCGGGCTTCGTCATCTCCCTCGATGATTTCGGCACGGGCTATTCCGCGCTGTCGCACTTGCATGAAATGCCCGTGAACGAGCTCAAGATCGACCTCTCCTTCGTGCGGCGGATCAAGACGGCAGGAGGTCGCAGCATGGTTCAGAGCATTGCTGACATGGGGCATGCCCTGGGTTTGTGCCTGGTGGCGGAAGGGGTGGAGGACGGCGAGAGTGCCCAAATCCTGCGGGAGATCGGCGTGGAGGTCCTGCAGGGATATTACTTCGGCCGTCCGATGCCGGCCGCGGCCTGCCACGATTGGATCTTGCAGAGAAACTGCGTGAGGCGGGAGTCGACGGAGCCGCTTGGCGGACAGCCCACTTCGGCCTCGAACAATCTCAGGTCGGCCATGGGCTGA
- a CDS encoding ABC transporter ATP-binding protein: MSLLSTAQLALDRGGRTLYRHLDLEIRTGEVWAVLGPNGTGKSSLLQQLTGLLPSPPGAIRLAGRALGDWPSRELARFRALILQEQEMGVPMRVWDRVLLGCHPHLGLWGRVGAEEQARVQAVLATMDLSALAGRLLQELSGGERQRVALAAAMVQAPRLWLADEPNNHLDPRHQLRWMEWLRQRVITQAGAAIVALHDVNLAARFCDRILLLFPDGNHIQGDRRQVLQASVLTSLYDCPVGQVDGPGFPVFYWGRPGPD; encoded by the coding sequence ATGAGCCTGCTCAGCACCGCTCAACTTGCCCTCGACCGCGGCGGCCGCACACTTTACCGCCATCTGGACCTGGAAATCCGGACAGGAGAAGTCTGGGCCGTGCTCGGTCCCAACGGCACCGGGAAAAGCTCTCTCTTGCAGCAGTTGACCGGCCTGCTCCCCAGCCCGCCCGGCGCCATCCGCCTGGCGGGGCGCGCCCTCGGGGATTGGCCATCGCGCGAGCTTGCCCGTTTTCGCGCATTGATCCTGCAAGAGCAGGAGATGGGAGTGCCCATGCGAGTCTGGGACCGTGTACTGCTGGGTTGCCACCCGCATCTGGGCTTGTGGGGGCGGGTTGGCGCAGAGGAACAAGCGCGCGTGCAGGCGGTTTTGGCCACGATGGACTTGTCCGCCCTGGCCGGGCGGCTCCTGCAGGAGCTGTCGGGTGGCGAGCGACAGCGGGTGGCCTTGGCGGCTGCAATGGTCCAGGCGCCCCGACTCTGGCTGGCAGATGAACCCAACAATCATCTGGACCCGCGCCACCAGCTGCGATGGATGGAATGGCTGCGCCAGCGGGTGATTACCCAAGCCGGTGCAGCCATCGTCGCGCTGCACGACGTCAATTTGGCCGCCCGTTTCTGTGACCGGATCCTGCTGCTTTTCCCCGACGGCAATCATATCCAGGGAGACCGGAGGCAAGTCCTGCAGGCCAGTGTGCTGACGTCGCTCTACGACTGTCCGGTCGGCCAAGTCGACGGACCCGGCTTTCCGGTTTTCTACTGGGGCCGGCCCGGGCCTGACTGA
- a CDS encoding FecCD family ABC transporter permease, with protein MDTVHTSILPWQRRERILFAALLLLTPLCLLAGLLWGSQPLSPDRLWRPDPLSRDILWTLRLPRVLTAFAVGGLLALAGAVLQTLLRNPLADPYILGLSGGAALASLLAMLLGAAAPWQPMAGFLGALGTALILFTLARSPQLLPERLLLNGVMLAAALGAALALLLSISPDAQLRGVLFWLMGDLSQSNAWPPALAMLAIGLAVALPLARGLELLNLGERHASALGLPVTALRWGLFALTAALTATAVAVAGSIGFIGLLVPHLLRVLDISSQRWLLAGAALLGGDLLILADTLSRSIAAPLQLPVGAVTALLGAPLFLYLLHRQRQ; from the coding sequence ATGGACACCGTCCATACCAGCATCCTGCCTTGGCAGCGCCGGGAGCGGATCCTCTTCGCCGCGCTCCTGCTCCTCACCCCCCTCTGCTTACTCGCCGGCCTCCTCTGGGGCAGCCAGCCTCTGAGCCCCGACCGGCTCTGGCGGCCCGATCCGCTGAGCCGCGACATCCTGTGGACCCTGCGCCTGCCGCGGGTGCTGACAGCCTTTGCCGTCGGCGGCCTGCTCGCCTTGGCAGGCGCCGTCCTGCAAACCCTGCTGCGCAATCCTTTGGCGGATCCTTACATCCTCGGGCTCTCAGGAGGGGCGGCGCTGGCCTCCTTGCTGGCGATGCTGTTGGGCGCGGCCGCACCGTGGCAACCCATGGCGGGTTTTCTGGGAGCACTGGGAACGGCGCTGATCCTCTTCACCCTGGCCCGCAGTCCGCAGCTGCTGCCGGAACGCCTGCTGCTCAACGGCGTCATGCTCGCCGCCGCTCTTGGCGCCGCCCTCGCGCTTCTGCTCAGCATCAGCCCGGATGCACAGCTGCGCGGCGTGCTGTTCTGGCTCATGGGCGATCTCTCCCAAAGCAATGCCTGGCCACCGGCTCTGGCCATGCTGGCCATAGGGCTCGCGGTGGCCTTGCCTCTGGCCCGCGGGCTGGAGCTGCTGAACCTGGGGGAAAGGCATGCCAGCGCGCTGGGCCTGCCGGTGACGGCACTGCGCTGGGGACTCTTCGCCTTGACTGCCGCGCTCACTGCCACGGCGGTTGCCGTGGCAGGCAGCATCGGCTTCATCGGCCTGCTCGTACCGCACCTGCTGCGCGTGCTCGACATCAGCAGCCAACGCTGGCTGCTGGCAGGAGCGGCACTGCTCGGCGGCGATCTGCTGATCCTCGCTGACACGCTGTCGCGCAGCATCGCCGCGCCCTTGCAGCTCCCGGTGGGTGCCGTGACCGCCTTGCTCGGGGCACCGCTTTTCCTTTACCTGCTGCATCGCCAGCGTCAATGA
- a CDS encoding cobalamin-binding protein, with protein sequence MHRLFLLLLALCLPWAPARAAITVTDDSGRVLSLAAPAQRIVSLAPSLTETLLDLGAGARLVGVDDSSVALVPGTARMGALGRWDMERLLAARPDLILVFGEAGRDAALARLSSGRGIPVFYSNPQRLHDIPRLIEQLGALSGRQERGRLLARELAAGLARLRPPAGRMPLRVFYQLWPKPLITINGHTFLSDAIRHCGGANIFAGLPAPSPVVSMEAVLSADPDVILAGDDGPEPFAQWRRFPQLTAVKHQRLYRLDADRLHRPGSRILPGVAALCQTLAGTR encoded by the coding sequence ATGCATCGGCTTTTCCTCCTGCTTCTGGCCCTGTGCCTGCCTTGGGCCCCGGCCCGGGCCGCGATCACGGTCACCGACGACAGCGGCCGGGTGCTCAGCCTGGCGGCGCCGGCGCAACGCATCGTCAGCCTGGCGCCCAGCCTCACGGAAACACTGCTGGATCTGGGTGCCGGCGCCCGCTTGGTGGGCGTGGACGACAGCAGCGTCGCCCTCGTGCCGGGCACCGCCCGCATGGGCGCGCTGGGTCGCTGGGATATGGAGCGGCTGCTGGCGGCACGCCCGGACCTCATCCTCGTCTTCGGCGAGGCCGGACGCGATGCCGCGCTGGCACGGCTGAGCAGCGGCCGGGGCATCCCGGTCTTCTACTCCAACCCGCAGCGGCTGCACGACATCCCCCGCCTCATCGAACAACTCGGCGCCTTGAGCGGCCGGCAGGAACGGGGCCGGCTGCTGGCACGCGAACTCGCCGCGGGACTGGCGCGCCTGCGTCCGCCCGCCGGCCGGATGCCGCTGCGGGTCTTCTATCAACTCTGGCCCAAGCCGCTGATTACCATCAACGGCCATACCTTCCTGAGCGACGCCATCCGCCACTGCGGCGGCGCCAACATCTTCGCCGGCCTGCCGGCCCCGAGCCCCGTGGTCAGCATGGAAGCGGTGCTGAGCGCCGATCCGGACGTGATCCTGGCCGGCGACGACGGCCCCGAGCCATTCGCCCAGTGGCGCCGCTTCCCGCAGCTGACGGCCGTCAAGCACCAGCGGCTCTACCGCCTGGACGCCGACCGCCTGCACCGGCCCGGCTCGCGCATCCTGCCAGGCGTGGCGGCTTTGTGCCAAACCCTGGCTGGAACCCGCTGA